A stretch of Polypterus senegalus isolate Bchr_013 chromosome 3, ASM1683550v1, whole genome shotgun sequence DNA encodes these proteins:
- the slc25a27 gene encoding mitochondrial uncoupling protein 4 isoform X1: protein MEEENLSAAEKWPRMTKFMLSAFAAALAEIVTFPLDLTKTRLQIQGELTHQLHGERKNVPYKGMVRTAIGIVTEEGPLKLWQGVTPAIYRHIVYSGVRMLAYEQLRDSVLGRNEDGSFPMWKASVGAMLSGAIGQFFASPTDLVKVQMQMEGKRRLEGKPPRVQGPFHAFVKILSEGGVRGLWAGWVPNVQRAALVNLGDLTTYDTVKHFLLRNTLLPDNSICHGLASICSGLVAAIVGTPADVVKTRIMNQPTDAKGRGLLYKSSVDCLIQAIRNEGFGSLYKGFIPTWMRMAPWSLTFWLSFEQIRRMLGVSSF from the exons TTACCTTTCCACTGGATCTGACAAAAACCCGACTCCAGATTCAAGGCGAACTCACTCATCAGCTTCATGGTGAAAGGAAGAACGTGCCATACAAAGGGATGGTCCGCACAGCAATTGGAATTGTTACTGAAGAAGGGCCACTTAAGCTGTGGCAAGGAGTCACTCCTGCCATCTACAGACACATAG TGTATTCAGGTGTGCGGATGCTTGCTTATGAACAGCTGCGAGACTCGGTGTTGGGAAGAAATGAAGATGGCAGTTTTCCAATGTG GAAAGCATCTGTTGGTGCTATGCTATCTGGTGCCATTGGACAGTTTTTTGCTAGCCCAACAGAcctggtaaaagtccaaatgcagATGGAAGGGAAAAGAAGATTAGAAGGAAAGCCACCAAG AGTTCAAGGACCTTTCCATGCCTTTGTGAAAATACTTTCAGAAGGAGGAGTACGTGGTCTGTGGGCAGGATGGGTTCCCAATGTGCAGAGGGCTGCTTTGGTCAACTTAGGAG atttaacTACATATGatacagtaaaacattttttgctgcgaAATACATTGCTGCCAGACAATAGCATATGCCATGGTTTAGCAAG CATTTgctcaggacttgttgctgccaTAGTAGGAACTCCTGCTGATGTAGTTAAAACCAGAATCATGAATCAGCCAACAGATGCAAAAGGAAG GGGCTTACTCTACAAATCCTCTGTTGACTGTCTCATACAAGCAATACGCAACGAAGGCTTTGGATCTTTATATAAAGGGTTTATACCAACATGGATGAGAATG GCACCCTGGTCCTTGACATTTTGGCTGAGTTTTGAACAGATTCGAAGAATGTTAGGCGTTAGCTCATTCTAA
- the slc25a27 gene encoding mitochondrial uncoupling protein 4 isoform X2, with product MVRTAIGIVTEEGPLKLWQGVTPAIYRHIVYSGVRMLAYEQLRDSVLGRNEDGSFPMWKASVGAMLSGAIGQFFASPTDLVKVQMQMEGKRRLEGKPPRVQGPFHAFVKILSEGGVRGLWAGWVPNVQRAALVNLGDLTTYDTVKHFLLRNTLLPDNSICHGLASICSGLVAAIVGTPADVVKTRIMNQPTDAKGRGLLYKSSVDCLIQAIRNEGFGSLYKGFIPTWMRMAPWSLTFWLSFEQIRRMLGVSSF from the exons ATGGTCCGCACAGCAATTGGAATTGTTACTGAAGAAGGGCCACTTAAGCTGTGGCAAGGAGTCACTCCTGCCATCTACAGACACATAG TGTATTCAGGTGTGCGGATGCTTGCTTATGAACAGCTGCGAGACTCGGTGTTGGGAAGAAATGAAGATGGCAGTTTTCCAATGTG GAAAGCATCTGTTGGTGCTATGCTATCTGGTGCCATTGGACAGTTTTTTGCTAGCCCAACAGAcctggtaaaagtccaaatgcagATGGAAGGGAAAAGAAGATTAGAAGGAAAGCCACCAAG AGTTCAAGGACCTTTCCATGCCTTTGTGAAAATACTTTCAGAAGGAGGAGTACGTGGTCTGTGGGCAGGATGGGTTCCCAATGTGCAGAGGGCTGCTTTGGTCAACTTAGGAG atttaacTACATATGatacagtaaaacattttttgctgcgaAATACATTGCTGCCAGACAATAGCATATGCCATGGTTTAGCAAG CATTTgctcaggacttgttgctgccaTAGTAGGAACTCCTGCTGATGTAGTTAAAACCAGAATCATGAATCAGCCAACAGATGCAAAAGGAAG GGGCTTACTCTACAAATCCTCTGTTGACTGTCTCATACAAGCAATACGCAACGAAGGCTTTGGATCTTTATATAAAGGGTTTATACCAACATGGATGAGAATG GCACCCTGGTCCTTGACATTTTGGCTGAGTTTTGAACAGATTCGAAGAATGTTAGGCGTTAGCTCATTCTAA